CTACTCGGTGACTGCGGAGACGAGTCCCGTGATGATCAGCCACGAGGCTCTGCACGACTTGCCCGTCTCCCAGATCCCGCGCTCCGCGCTAACTTTCCTGTTTCCCAGCCGCTACTGCCAGTCGGACCGCTTGGGAAAGCTCGCGTGGAAGGAATTCGGCGGCATTCTCCACCCGTATGATCAGGCGGTGGCGATCGCCGACTGGATCTTCAACAACATCGACTACCTTTCCGGCAGCACCGATGCCGGCACCTCGGCATTCGATACGGTGACGCAGCGCGCCGGGGTCTGCCGTGACTTCGCGCACCTCGGCATCGCTTTGTGCCGTGCGCTCTCGATTCCGGCCCGCTACTTCACCGGCTACGCCTGCAACATGCAGCCGCCGGACTTCCACGCCTGCTTCGAGGCATGCATCGGCAACCGCTGGATCATCTTCGATCCCACCCGGCTCGCCTCGCTCAATGGACTGGTCCGCATCGCCACCGGCCGGGATGCGGCGGATGCGTCGGTCGCGACCATCTTCGGCCAGATCGAGCTTACCGGTATCGCGGTTTCGTGCACGTCGCCGGATTTCCAGCCGCTGGGCCCTGACGATTTGGCGGGGCAAGCCATCGTCCTCGACTCATGAGCGACAGCCACCTGCTGAGAATCGTCCACCGCACGCACTACCTCTATGCGGAGCCGGTGACCTTCCAGACGCACCGGCTGGTCATCCGCCCGCGCGAGGGCCACGACCTGCGGGTGGAGAGCCTGCTGCTGGGGATTACCCCGATGGCGGATGTGGTGTGGACGCGCGACATCTTCGGCAACTCGGTGGCGCATGCCCACTTCCGCGAGCAGGGCAACGAGCTGAAATTCGATGTGGAGGTGGTGGTGCGGCGCTTCTTCGATCCCGATGCGCCGCCGCTGATCGAGCATAGCCCGAGTCCCTATCCACTCGAATACGACACGATGGAGCACGGCATCGTGGTGGGCTACCTGACACCGGTCTATCTGGAGGAAGCCGGGGCGGTGAAGGACTTCATCGGCACGCTGCCGAATCCCGGCGACTTTCCCAGTGCGGAGGCGTTCGTGCTGCGGTTGGCCGAAATCATCCATCAAAAGATCCGCTACGAGCGCCGCGAGCAGAAGGGGGTGCAAACGCCGGCGACCACGCTCTCGCTCGGCAGCGGCTCCTGCCGGGACGTGGCCACGCTGATGATGGAGACGCTGCGCCAGCTCGGGATCGCGGCGCGCTTTGCCAGTGGCTACCTCGATTGCCCGGCGACCCGTGCCGCGCGTGGCTCCACCCATGCGTGGACAGAGGCATATTTCCCGCAGCTCGGCTGGTATGGCTTTGATCCCACGACCGGCAGGCACTGCGACCACCGGCACATCGTCACCGGCGCGAGCCATCATCCGCGCGGGGTGATGCCGGTGAGCGGGCGTTACTTCGGGAACACCGGGGCATTCCTCAGCATGAACGTGGCGGTGGAGTTTTCGACGCCGCAGGAGGCCGCGGCCACGATCCTTGACCGTTAACGCGGCCGGTGAGGGCGGCTACTCCGGCCACTTGAGGTCCGCTACCTTGCCATGCCAGTAAGGTAGGCGCGGATCGAAGAGGGTCATGCCACCTCCGACGCTGACCTCGTGGGTGTCCGACCTGATGGTCTCCATCTTCACCGATCCATCGACGCGCATGATGATCGCTTTGTCGGCGAAGACATTGGAATCAAAACGGAAAGTGCCCGGGATCATTGGGGTCATGACGACGGGAGTCCCGGGATCGCTCGAGGTGGAGAGGCCGGCGACGTAGGCGAAGGAGCACTCGCCTTTTTTCAAGGCATCGGGACCGAGACGGTCGTTCGGTTTGTGCGGGGTGGCCGGTATTTTGGCCCAGAAGATCTTCTCGCTCATCGTCCCGGCAGCGATCAATTGGCGGAAGTAGTCGTTGGAAGTGGCGGTGCCGAGGGCCAGCGTGGTGTGGGTCCGGGTCTGCACGTCGGCAATCGTGGTGGCATCCGGAAACTTGCCGTAGTCCGCGTCGAAGTCGATCAACGCGAGGTTGATCTGCCTCATGTTGTTGATGGTCTCCGTTCGGTTAGTATCCTTCTTCGAGCGAAGAATCAACGGTGCCGAGAGGCCCAAGAGCGCGAGGATGATGATTGATATGCCGCCGGCCCAATAGATCCAGGACATAACGTTCCTGGACCGGATCGCTTCCGGTCCGGGTGGTGGAGCGGCGGCATCGGGAAGAGGCTGGGGCGGCAGTTCCATACCGATAACATGTGAGGTCCCCGGAGATTCCGCAAGAGTCCGCGTCGTCCGACACGGGATGTCGAAGGCCGCAGCCTCCGGCGGATGTTAGGGAGCGGGCGGCTCACCCGTGATTGCCGAGATCTGCTCGTAGCCTTCTTTGGAAAGGTCGCAGCGGACGAAGCCGCCCGCGTAGTAGACCAATGCCTCGTGGCAGCCTTCGCATAGGATGACCTCGTGCCGCTCGTGGCCCTCGCCCCAGCGCAGATACCAGTCGGCGTGGAATCCGCCGCAACCCTTTTCGCCCAACCAGGGCTCGTAGGTCTGGGGTGATGCGAGGATCTTTGCCAGTTGTGTCGCTTTCGCCTCGGGGAGAGCGGGATCGTTGCACCAGAACGCGTGCGCATGCCTTGCGGATCGAGGGCAGAAAACCACCTGAGTCGCGAAGGTCAGGAAGTCGAAGCCGGGATGCGCCATTCCCGAACGAATTTCATCCGGCCTTCGGTCAGGAGGTAGGAAGTATTCGGACAAGGGTGTGGCGACCACCGCACCCCGCAGATGCCATCCGGTCAATACCGCTGCAATCGGCCAAGTTCGCCACACCAGGAGAGCCAGAATGAAGACGCCAATGGGCTTTCGTCGCCCCCGTTTGCGGCGGGTTATTGGAGTGGCTGTGACCTTGCTGGAGTCTTCCATGAAGTCCTTGGGGCTGTGGGCGATCGCGGGCTGATTCAGGAAAGGAAGAAGTTACTCCGGCCACTTCAGATTGGGCTTCCCGCTCCAAATGGGTTGTCTCGGATCGAAAAGGTTCATTCCTCGGATGATGATCTCGCCGGTTGGACGGAGGGTTTCGGCACGGAACGAGCCATCGATCCGTCCCGTCACCGCCTTCTTGCCATATGGCTTGGGATCGAAGCTCCATGTGCCGGAAATCATGGGAGCCATCATGACCGGAGCGCCGGAGGGGGCGTTCGTGGAAAGTCCGGCGACATAGGCGTAAGAGCACTCTCCCTTTTCCAACGCACGGGCCCCCGAGATATTGTCGTCGGGCTTATGGGGGGTGGCCGCAGTTTTCGCAAAGAAGATCCTCTCACTTCTGTTTCCCGCGGCGATGAGTTGGCGGAAGTAATCGTTGCTGCTCGTGGTGCCGAGGGGAATCGTGGTGGAGGTGGCCGACTTCACCTCGGCGATGGTTGAGTCATCGGGGAAGCGGCCGTAGTCGTTGTCAAAGTCGAGCAGGGCGAAATACAGCGACTTGAGGTTGCCGAGTGCCTGGGTCCGATCGGCTGCGGTGCGCTGCGTGAGGATTACAGGCCAAGCAACCAAGACCAGCAGCGCGATGACCATGCAGACGCTCCCGACCCAGAGGATGGCGCTCATCTTGCGTCGTGACCGGATTGCCTCCGGTCCCGGTGGCGGGGCGGGGGCATCGGGGGCGGGTTGGGGTGGTAGATGGGATTCCATGTGAATGCGTGTTGGTCATCACTCGGGCCACTTGATGTCGGGTGCCTTGCCATGCCAGTATGGCTGGCGCGGATCGAAGAGATTCCGTCCGCCAATCATCACATGGCCGTGCTTGTTGATCGATTCCACGCGGACGGTACCATCGAGTCTGAGCACGAGTGCCTTTCCCTCGAAAGGCTTGGGATCAAACTTCCAGGTTCCGCGAATCACCGGCACCATTAAGACCGGCGTATCGGGATCGCCCTCGGAGTGGAGGCCGGCGATGTAGGTGAAGGCGCATTCACCGGGGGCGAGGGCTTTCGCGTCGGTGTCGATCACGTCGTCGGGCTTTCGTCGGGAAATGGCGGAGCTAGCCCAGAAGATCTTCTCACTCTTGTTGCCGCTAGCGATCAATTGGCGGAACAGCTCGTTGGAACTGGAAGATCCCAATCTGAACCCCGTGCCTGTCGCCACCTTTACGTCGGCAGCGGTGATAGCATCGGGAAAGCAACCGTAATCGTGGTCGAAGTCGATTAGTGCGAGGTTGAGCTGCTTCAGATTGTTGATGGCTTCTGTGCGATCGGATCCGATGCAGGTGCGCTTGGTCACGAGCGACGCGAGGAAAAACAGGACCAAAATGCAGATGGAAAGTCCCCCGAGCGCATAGATCCTCTTCATCTTGGTATGCGACCGAATCGCCTCTGGTCCCGGCGGTGGAGCGGGGACATCGGGTGCGGGTTGGGGTGGAAGATGGGTTTCCATGTGGACGCGTGGTTATTCGGGCCACTTGAGGTCGGGTGCCTTCCCGTTCCAATAGTTGCTAGGATCCAAAGGGTCCTTACCGCGGACATTCATACGCCCTTCCTTGTCGAGGGATTCAGGACTGGCGGATCCGTCGATGCGAAGCACGACGGCTTTGTCGCCGTAGGGTATCGGATCGAAGCGTGTCGTGCCGGGAATCATCGGAGCCATGACAAGGGGAAGTCCGCGATCATTCTTGGAAAGACCGGCGATATAGCTGTGGATGCACTCGCCCTTTGCCAGCGCGTTGTCGCCGAGGATGTCGTTGGGCTTGCGACGCTTTCCCGGTGCCGGGGCCCAGAAGATCCTCTCGCTCGTGTTTCTCGTCGCGAGGAGCTGGCGGAAGAAGTCGTTGGAGGTGGTGGTGCCGAGGGCCAGCGTCGTCTTGGTGGCCTCTTTCACATCGGCGATGGTCGAGGCATCGGGAAAGCGGCCGTAGTCGTTATCGAAATTGATGAGCTCGAGGTTGGTGACCTTGAGGCTGCTGATCGCGGAGGTGCGGTCGGCCGCGGTCCTTTGCTTCATGAAAACCGGCGCAATGACAGCCACGCACACGGCCACCACAATCAAAACCACCGCGAGCTCCAGCTTCGACATGCGAGGCCGGCGACTTTCCGGCTCGTCTCGCAAGGCGGAAACTTCAGGTGGTGGCGGCGGTGGCAGATGCAAGTCCATAGGGAAGAGTGAAGGGATCGAAGCGTCACTCCGGCCACTTGATGTCGGGTGCCTTGCCACCCCAATAGGGCTGGCGAGGGTCGAAGAGATTCATGCCATTGAGAATGACGTGTCCGGAATCGTCGAGGGGCATGACTTTCGCCGCGCCATCGCGGAAGAGCACCGTCGCCCGTTTCTTGTCGGACTTGGGATCAAATTTCCACGTGCCGGGAATGACCGAAGCCATCGCCACGGGCGTTTCGGGATCGCCCTCGTCGGAAAGCCCGGCGATGTAGGTGAACGAGCACTCGCGCTTATCCAGTGCCTTGGTCCCGGTGATGCCGTCGTCCGGCTTGCGCGGC
This sequence is a window from Luteolibacter arcticus. Protein-coding genes within it:
- a CDS encoding transglutaminase-like domain-containing protein; the protein is MPFQIQAELHYQVLQRSTVLLNVHALTTANQTLSHESFQITPGVIWEELPIGTAGENRYIRLDTGDAQQLDITYSVTAETSPVMISHEALHDLPVSQIPRSALTFLFPSRYCQSDRLGKLAWKEFGGILHPYDQAVAIADWIFNNIDYLSGSTDAGTSAFDTVTQRAGVCRDFAHLGIALCRALSIPARYFTGYACNMQPPDFHACFEACIGNRWIIFDPTRLASLNGLVRIATGRDAADASVATIFGQIELTGIAVSCTSPDFQPLGPDDLAGQAIVLDS
- a CDS encoding transglutaminase family protein; amino-acid sequence: MSDSHLLRIVHRTHYLYAEPVTFQTHRLVIRPREGHDLRVESLLLGITPMADVVWTRDIFGNSVAHAHFREQGNELKFDVEVVVRRFFDPDAPPLIEHSPSPYPLEYDTMEHGIVVGYLTPVYLEEAGAVKDFIGTLPNPGDFPSAEAFVLRLAEIIHQKIRYERREQKGVQTPATTLSLGSGSCRDVATLMMETLRQLGIAARFASGYLDCPATRAARGSTHAWTEAYFPQLGWYGFDPTTGRHCDHRHIVTGASHHPRGVMPVSGRYFGNTGAFLSMNVAVEFSTPQEAAATILDR